Within the Saccharopolyspora gloriosae genome, the region GAAGCGACCAGGATTGATCCTGCACTTGGCAGGCGTGTCCCAACCCCTGCACATCGCGTTGGACGCGACCGAAGCGGAAACGCTCGACGGGCGGCTGGCGGAGCTGATGGGTTCCGGAGGTACGACGTTGCTGACGACCGCGGACGGCGGCAAATTCGCGGTGAACTTCGCGCACGTGGCCACCGCGCACGTGGAGAGCACGCGCTCGGAGAGCAACGCCTACGGAGCGCCGAACCGCAGCACGGGTTTCGCGAGCTGAGCATCGTCGAGCCGTGCACCGCGTGGAGTGAGCGTCCCCTTCGCCAGGTGGCGGCCGTTCAGTCGAAGGACCGCACCAAGTGAACGTCCCCTTCGCCCGCGTGGGCGAAGGGGACATCGACCTGCTCGGCCGGTGGGGTCAGTCGCGGAAGACGACCCACTTCAACATCACGAAGTTGATCAGAGTGCCGAGGCCCTGGGCGATCACCCAGAACAGCCCGAACTGCCACGCCTCGCGCGCGTCGAACAGGAAGCACAGCAGCTCGTTCGAACCCATGTTCACGAAGAACGTGGTCGTGTAGACGATCGCGAACGCCCCGGCCTTGGCCGTGGAGTTGCCGGAGCTGGCACCGCTGAAGGTGAACTTCCGGTTGATCAGGTACGAAGCCGTGGTGCCGAGGATGAACGAGATCGACTTCGACAGCCACGTCGGCCACCCGAGCGCGCCGAGCAGCACCGAGTAGGTCCCCGCGTCGATCAGGGCGCAGAAACCGCCGATGGCCACGAAGCGGAAGAGCTGTTGGAACAGCCCGAGCTTCTTGAGCTCGGTGTCTGTGCCGGATTCGGCCACGGCCACTGGTTCACCCCAAGTGTCGGCAACGAGTGTCGGTACGGCAGGCCCGGAGGCGGACGACCACAAGTCGCCCCGAAAAGTGTAGCGGTGAACGTCTGCGGTCCCTGGTGCGCCTGTGCTAGCGGGGCGCTACCCGCCGGTACCCGGGTGCGCGACGCCGATAGACTCGGCTGGGTGGGATCGGGACAGCACGACCATGCGACCAGCCGACAAGTCCGGCGACTGACCGGGTGGGGGCGCACGGCGCCGACCTCGGCTCAAGTCGTGAGCACCCCGGACATCGACGTGATCTCGAAGGCGGTCCGTGAAGCAGGCCCGCGCGGCGTCATCGCCCGCGGCCTCGGCCGCAGCTACGGCGACCCGTCGCAGAACGCGGGCGGCACCGTCATCGACATGACCGCGCTCGACCGCGTGCACCAGGTCGACGCGGATGAAGCGACGGTCGTCGTCGACGCCGGTGTTTCGCTGGACACCCTGATGCGCCGCCTGCTGCCGTACGGCCTGTGGATCCCGGTGCTGCCGGGCACCCGCCAGGTCACCGTCGGCGGCGCCATCGGTTCCGATATCCACGGCAAGAACCACCACTCGCAGGGTTCGTTCGGCAGTCACGTGCTGTCGATGGACCTGCTCACCGCCGACGGTTCGGTGCACACCCTGTCGCCGCAGGGCACGGGCGCGGAACTGTTCTGGGCGACGGTCGGCGGCATGGGGCTGACCGGGATCATCTTGAAGGCGACGATCCGGCTCAAGCGCGTCGAAACGGCGTACTTCCTGGTCGACAACGTGCAGACGAAGAACCTCGACGAGCTGATCGAGTACTTCACCGACGGCTCCGACGGCAACTACATCTACTCCGTGGCCTGGTTCGACTCGCTGGCGCGTGGCGAGAACCTGGGTCGCGCCCTGTTGACCAGGGGGAACTCCGCGACGCTGGAGGACCTGCCGAAGAAGCTGCGCAAGGATCCGTTGAAGTTCAACGCCCCGCAGCTGATGACGGCTCCGCCGCTGTTCCCGAACGGGCTGGTGAACAAGTACACGATCACCGCCTTCAACGAGGTCTGGTACCGCAAGGCGCCGACGAAGTTCGGGGCGGTGCAGAACATCACCCAGTTCTTCCACCCGCTCGACCTGGTCGGCGAGTGGAACCGGATCTACGGCCCGAACGGTTTCCTGCAGTACCAGTTCATGGTGCCGTTCGGGCAGGAGTCGACGTTCCGCCGCTCCATCGACAAGATCAGCGCCAGCGGGCACGTGTCGTTCCTGAACGTGCTCAAGACCTTCGGCCCGGGCAACGAGGCACCGATGTCGTTCCCGAGCGAGGGCTGGACGCTGACCGTGGACATTCCGATCACGCCCGGTCTCGACCGGCTGTGCCAGGAGCTCGATGAGCTGGTCCTCGACGCGGGCGGCAGGCTGTACCTCGCCAAGGAGTCGCGGACGTCGGCGGAGATGATCGAGCGGATGTACCCGCGCATCCACGAGTGGCGCAAGATCCGCGCCTCGGTCGACCCCGAGGGCGTGTTCCATTCCGACCTGTCCCGGAGGTTGAGCCTGTGACCGCAGCGTTGCAGAACCGGAAGCTGATGGGCTGGGCGCGCACCGCGCCGACCCACGCTCAGGTGCTGAGCACCCCTGACGTCGACGCCATCGCCCGCGCTGTCCGCGAGGCCGATGAGCGCGGCGTGATCGCCCGCGGCCTCGGCCGCAGCTACGGCGACGTGTCGCAGAACGCCGGCGGCACCGTCATCGACATGACCGCGCTGAACCGCATCCACGACATCGACCCGGACAAGGCCGTGGTCGACGTGGACGCGGGCGTGAGCCTGGACCAGCTGATGAAGGCGGCGCTGCCGCACGGCCTGTGGGTCCCGGTGCTGCCGGGCACCCGCCAGGTCACCATCGGCGGGGCCATCGGCTGCGACATCCACGGCAAGAACCACCACTCGCACGGCAGCTTCGGCAACCACGTGGTGTCGATGGACCTGCTCACCGCCGACGGAGAGGTCCGCACCCTGACCCCCGACGGGGAGGGTTCGGAGCTGTTCTGGGCGACGGTGGGCGGTGTCGGCCTGACCGGCATCGTGCTGCGCGCGAAGGTGAAGATGAAGCGCACCGAGAGCGCGTACTTCATCGTCGACGCGGACCGCACGAAGGACCTGGACGAGACGCTGGAGCTGTTCTCCAACGGCTCCGACATGAACTACGACTACTCGATGGCGTGGTTCGACGCGATCTCCACCGGCCCGAAGCTGGGCCGTTCGGCGTTCTCCCGCGGCTCGCTGGCGAAGCTCGACGAGCTGCCGCCGAAGCTGCGCGCCGATCCGCTGAAGTTCGACGCCCCGCAGCTGCTGACCTTCCCGGACGTCTTTCCGAACGGGCTGGCCAACAAGCTGACGTTCAGCACGCTCAGCGAGGTCTGGTACCGCAAGACGCCGAAGGCCGGTCGTGGCCAGGTGCAGAACCTGACGGCCTTCTACCACCCGCTGGACATGTTCGGCGAGTGGAACCGCGCCTACGGCTCGAAGGGCTTCCTGCAGTACCAGTTCATCCTGCCGTTCGAGCAGCACGAGGCGCTGCGCACGCTGGTGCAGCGCATCGCGGAGTCCGGGCACGTGTCGTTCCTGAACGTGCTCAAGCGGATGGGCGACAGCAGCCGCGCGCCGCTGTCGTTCGCGATGCCGGGCTGGACGATCACCGTCGACTTCCCGATCAAGGACGGGCTCAGCCGGTTCTGCCAGGAGCTCGACGACCTGGTGCTCGGCGCGGGTGGCCG harbors:
- a CDS encoding FAD-binding oxidoreductase, giving the protein MGWARTAPTHAQVLSTPDVDAIARAVREADERGVIARGLGRSYGDVSQNAGGTVIDMTALNRIHDIDPDKAVVDVDAGVSLDQLMKAALPHGLWVPVLPGTRQVTIGGAIGCDIHGKNHHSHGSFGNHVVSMDLLTADGEVRTLTPDGEGSELFWATVGGVGLTGIVLRAKVKMKRTESAYFIVDADRTKDLDETLELFSNGSDMNYDYSMAWFDAISTGPKLGRSAFSRGSLAKLDELPPKLRADPLKFDAPQLLTFPDVFPNGLANKLTFSTLSEVWYRKTPKAGRGQVQNLTAFYHPLDMFGEWNRAYGSKGFLQYQFILPFEQHEALRTLVQRIAESGHVSFLNVLKRMGDSSRAPLSFAMPGWTITVDFPIKDGLSRFCQELDDLVLGAGGRLYFAKDSRTTPEMIQQMYPRLDEWRKVRAAVDPQGIFHSDLSRRLAL
- a CDS encoding GtrA family protein translates to MAVAESGTDTELKKLGLFQQLFRFVAIGGFCALIDAGTYSVLLGALGWPTWLSKSISFILGTTASYLINRKFTFSGASSGNSTAKAGAFAIVYTTTFFVNMGSNELLCFLFDAREAWQFGLFWVIAQGLGTLINFVMLKWVVFRD
- a CDS encoding FAD-binding protein is translated as MGSGQHDHATSRQVRRLTGWGRTAPTSAQVVSTPDIDVISKAVREAGPRGVIARGLGRSYGDPSQNAGGTVIDMTALDRVHQVDADEATVVVDAGVSLDTLMRRLLPYGLWIPVLPGTRQVTVGGAIGSDIHGKNHHSQGSFGSHVLSMDLLTADGSVHTLSPQGTGAELFWATVGGMGLTGIILKATIRLKRVETAYFLVDNVQTKNLDELIEYFTDGSDGNYIYSVAWFDSLARGENLGRALLTRGNSATLEDLPKKLRKDPLKFNAPQLMTAPPLFPNGLVNKYTITAFNEVWYRKAPTKFGAVQNITQFFHPLDLVGEWNRIYGPNGFLQYQFMVPFGQESTFRRSIDKISASGHVSFLNVLKTFGPGNEAPMSFPSEGWTLTVDIPITPGLDRLCQELDELVLDAGGRLYLAKESRTSAEMIERMYPRIHEWRKIRASVDPEGVFHSDLSRRLSL